One part of the Ziziphus jujuba cultivar Dongzao chromosome 2, ASM3175591v1 genome encodes these proteins:
- the LOC107418033 gene encoding SNF1-related protein kinase regulatory subunit gamma-1: protein MVEVATMQMQREKILERESSMEESRSPRSPEAKLGMQVEDLWDVQEPQLTPTEKLNACFENVPVSDFPQAPSDQVIEIKSNTSLAEAVQILAEHKILSAPVVDVDAPEDASWIDRYLGMVEFAGIVVWIVHQSEPPSPRSPRSPTALEAAATGMIASLELGDLGPESAAKTSGNFFEALTSSDFYKNTKVRDISGSFRWAPFLALQKSNSFLTMLLLLSKYKMKSVPVVDLGEGKIDNIITQPAVIHMLAECTGLHWFESWGTKKISELGLPTMTPNQIIKVHEDEPVLQAFKLMRKKRIGGVPVIETGGNKAVGNISLRDVHFLLTAPEIYHDYRSITAKNFLTAVRNHLEKHKEASPLLGKMITCTKDQTIKDLILMLDAKKVHRAYVVAENGDLEGVITLRDIISRLVHEPRGYFGDFFDGVLPLPQNSRV from the exons ATGGTTGAGGTGGCGACGATGCAGATGCAGCGAGAGAAaattctagagagagagagtagtatGGAGGAGAGTCGGAGTCCTCGGAGTCCAGAGGCGAAGCTTGGGATGCAGGTGGAGGATCTGTGGGATGTTCAAGAGCCACAGCTCACTCCCACTGAGAAGCTCAATGCTTGCTTTGAGAATGTTCCTGTCTCTGATTTCCCTCAGGCTCCTTCTGATCAag TGATTGAGATAAAATCAAACACTAGTCTGGCAGAAGCTGTTCAAATATTGGCTGAGCACAAAATTCTAAGTGCACCGGTGGTGGATGTTGATGCCCCTGAAGATGCTAGTTGGATTGACAGATACCTTGGAATGGTTGAGTTTGCAGGAATTGTTGTCTGGATTGTGCATCAG TCAGAACCCCCTTCTCCTAGGAGTCCAAGGAGTCCAACTGCTCTTGAGGCAGCAGCTACTGGGATGATTGCTTCTCTTGAACTTGGAGATTTAGGCCCTGAATCTGCAGCAAAAACTTCTGGAAACTTTTTTGAGGCTCTGACTTCATCAGATTTTTACAAGAACACAAAG GTCCGAGATATATCAGGTTCATTCCGCTGGGCCCCATTTCTTGCTTTGCAAAAATCCAATTCATTTTTGACCATGCTGTTGCTGCTTTCAAAGTACAAAATGAAGAGTGTTCCTGTAGTTGATTTGGGCGAGGGAAAGATTGATAACATTATCACACAACCAGCTGTGATTCACATGCTAGCAGAATGTACTGGACTTCACTGGTTTGAGAGTTGGGGAACCAAAAAGATATCCGAACTTGGCCTTCCCACAATGACTCCTAATCAAATTATCAAG GTGCACGAGGATGAACCAGTGCTCCAAGCATTCAAGCTAATGAGGAAAAAGAGGATTGGAGGGGTACCTGTAATTGAAACTGGTGGCAACAAGGCAGTAGGTAATATAAGCTTAAGAGACGTCCATTTCTTGCTTACTGCACCGGAGATCTACCATGATTACAG ATCTATCACAGCAAAGAACTTCCTGACAGCAGTTAGAAACCACTTAGAAAAGCATAAAGAGGCCTCCCCACTGCTGGGTAAGATGATCACGTGCACAAAGGATCAAACAATTAAAGACTTGATTCTGATGCTGGATGCTAAGAAGGTTCACAGAGCATATGTTGTGGCTGAAAATGGAGATCTGGAAGGAGTAATCACACTTAGAGATATCATCTCAAGGCTAGTTCACGAGCCCCGTGGATATTTTGGTGATTTCTTTGACGGTGTTCTTCCACTGCCCCAGAACAGCAGAGTATAA
- the LOC107418040 gene encoding uncharacterized protein LOC107418040 → MEGSSSSSSSQPSDSNPTSNGASQFLSNLPSRGLFSSTVLSSNPGGMRVYVCVHDTSPPEGQQIKTNQQNILIRSLTLRNKKSESGSRDANGAGAAESSKKRAPERHPESRPTAKRSNSHSSSRQEGSTTQQAPIRDYQALTVERLRALLKAKGLSLKGKKDELISRLKGASGSA, encoded by the exons ATGGAGggctcctcctcctcctcatccTCGCAGCCGTCTGATTCAAATCCAACGTCTAATGGCGCTTCCCAGTTCCTCTCCAACCTTCCTTCCCGTGGCCTCTTCTCCTCCACCGTTCTCTCTTCAAATCCG ggTGGAATGCGAGTTTATGTTTGTGTTCATGACACATCGCCACCAg AGGGTCAACAAATAAAGACAAATCAACAAAACATATTGATTAGGTCGCTTACACTTAGGAACAAGAAGAGTGAATCTGGTTCAAGGGATGCAAACGGTGCTGGTGCAGCTGAAAGTTCTAAAAAGAG GGCTCCTGAAAGGCATCCCGAAAGCAGGCCTACAGCTAAGAGATCCAATAGTCATAGTAGTTCTCGACAAG aaggatCAACTACCCAACAAGCACCGATTAGGGACTACCAGGCTTTAACCGTGGAGAGGCTTCGTGCACTTCTGAAGGCAAAAGGTCTTTCTTTAAAAGGAAAGAAG GATGAGCTGATTTCTCGCTTGAAAGGTGCAAGTGGTTCAGCATAG
- the LOC107418019 gene encoding cytochrome P450 94B3 yields MFIFFLIMILSLTLLLVSYFLSLLLEHQHRKFGSTSPFDHHGLASYPIIGCLISFYKNRLRLLDWYTELLSSSPTQTILVQRLGARRTVVTANPANVEYVLKTNFNNFPKGKPFTEILGDLLGYGIFNVDGELWSTQRKLASHEFSTKSLREFVVKTLEEVVQERLIPLLDEAAESKRILDLQEVLRRFAFDTICKVSLGTDPFCLDLSRPVPDLVKAFDVASEICARRGSAPVFLVWKMKKLLGIGSEKVLKKELKLIYGCVADIIQNKRKKLLEENDDDHGEKKWGSSDLLSRLLMAGHGEEVVRDMVISFIMAGRDTTSAAMTWLFWSLSENRNAEKMVIDEVEKVLDNGGAAAAALDYEALQEMKFLKACLCESMRLYPPVAWDSKHAENDDVLPDGTPVKKGDRVTYFPYGMGRMEELWGMDRLEFKPDRWFDESRAFKQVDPYKYPVFQAGPRVCLGKEMAFTQMRYVMASVLKRFEIRPVCVDRPVFVPLLTAHMAGGLRVSVAKRG; encoded by the coding sequence ATGTTTATCTTCTTCCTCATTATGATTCTCTCTCTAACTCTCCTTCTCGTATCTTACTTTCTTTCACTGTTACTCGAACACCAACATAGAAAATTCGGCAGCACATCCCCTTTTGACCATCATGGTCTCGCTTCTTATCCGATCATCGGCTGTTTGATCTCGTTTTACAAAAACCGGCTCCGTCTTTTGGACTGGTACACCGAGCTCTTGTCATCTTCACCGACGCAAACCATTTTAGTTCAGCGCTTGGGTGCAAGGAGGACTGTTGTGACGGCGAACCCTGCTAACGTTGAATACGTCTTGAAGACCAACTTCAACAACTTCCCGAAAGGGAAGCCCTTCACTGAAATCCTCGGTGATCTTCTCGGCTATGGTATTTTCAACGTTGACGGTGAATTGTGGTCAACGCAGCGTAAGTTAGCTAGCCATGAGTTCAGCACGAAGTCTCTGAGAGAATTCGTGGTCAAAACCCTTGAAGAAGTAGTTCAAGAACGGTTGATTCCGTTGCTTGACGAAGCAGCAGAGAGCAAAAGAATCTTGGATTTACAAGAGGTTTTAAGGAGATTCGCGTTCGATACGATTTGTAAAGTCTCACTTGGGACCGATCCATTCTGTTTGGATTTATCACGGCCGGTACCGGATTTAGTAAAAGCTTTCGATGTCGCGTCGGAGATCTGTGCCCGGCGAGGAAGTGCACCGGTGTTTTTAGTGTGGAAGATGAAGAAGCTTCTTGGAATTGGATCCGAGAAGGTGCTGAAGAAGGAGCTGAAACTCATATATGGATGCGTTGCTGATATCATACAAAACAAGAGAAAGAAACTCCTCgaagaaaatgatgatgatcatgGGGAGAAGAAATGGGGGAGTAGCGATTTGTTGTCGCGGCTGTTAATGGCTGGACATGGCGAGGAAGTCGTGAGAGACATGGTGATAAGCTTTATTATGGCCGGAAGAGACACCACGTCGGCGGCGATGACGTGGCTTTTCTGGTCGCTTTCGGAGAATCGAAACGCGGAGAAAATGGTTATCGATGAAGTCGAAAAAGTGCTTGACAATGGTGGAGCTGCTGCTGCAGCATTAGACTATGAGGCTCTGCAagagatgaaatttttgaaagctTGCTTATGCGAGTCCATGAGGCTTTACCCTCCCGTGGCTTGGGACTCGAAGCACGCTGAAAACGACGACGTTTTGCCCGACGGAACTCCGGTGAAGAAAGGTGATAGAGTCACGTACTTTCCATATGGAATGGGGAGGATGGAGGAGCTTTGGGGGATGGACCGGCTGGAGTTTAAACCGGACCGTTGGTTTGATGAATCAAGAGCTTTCAAACAGGTTGATCCGTACAAATATCCTGTTTTTCAGGCCGGTCCGAGGGTGTGTCTTGGGAAAGAAATGGCTTTCACTCAGATGAGGTATGTCATGGCTTCTGTATTGAAGCGGTTTGAAATCAGACCGGTTTGTGTGGACCGGCCGGTTTTTGTTCCTCTGTTGACGGCTCACATGGCTGGTGGACTGAGGGTCTCAGTTGCAAAACGTGGCTGA